From Pseudomonas vanderleydeniana, the proteins below share one genomic window:
- a CDS encoding lactonase family protein, with the protein MMRKFWPLLMAGSIGSMPVLAASADTVQLLVGSYTAGKSEGIYRLQFDSRTGKLDSKPLQVIKTANPSWLALSPDQRRLYAVNENGPGQKDPVGRVSGYSIDPKSHQLKPINQVQSLGNEPTHASLSADQRYLFVANYSVLEDPGGSLAVLPVDAKGKLSPPVQLSSHPASLVNLERQASAHVHSVVSSPDGRFVFASDLGADKVFVYKYDPKANPEMPLTPANPAYVQLPPGSGPRHLLFSADGRHAWLTSEMSAQITVFDYQEGKLTQKQRVELADQQPLSDKAGAALHASKDGKFLYVSNRGTANQLLVFAIDPASGELKELQRRAVEGDHPREFTLDPSGKFLLVANQKSNQIVVIERDVDTGLLGKTVQSLPFDAPSYLGFLPRQ; encoded by the coding sequence ATGATGCGTAAGTTCTGGCCCTTGCTGATGGCCGGCAGTATCGGTTCGATGCCGGTCCTGGCGGCTTCCGCCGATACCGTCCAGTTGCTGGTCGGCTCGTACACTGCCGGCAAGAGCGAAGGCATCTACCGCCTGCAGTTCGACAGCCGCACCGGCAAGCTCGATTCCAAACCGCTGCAGGTGATCAAGACCGCCAACCCGTCCTGGCTGGCCCTGTCGCCTGACCAGCGCCGGCTGTACGCGGTCAATGAAAACGGTCCCGGCCAGAAAGACCCGGTGGGTCGGGTCAGCGGCTACTCGATCGACCCCAAGAGTCATCAGCTCAAGCCGATCAACCAGGTGCAGAGCCTGGGCAACGAGCCGACCCACGCCAGCCTGAGCGCTGACCAGCGCTACCTGTTCGTCGCCAACTATTCGGTGCTGGAGGATCCGGGCGGCAGCCTGGCGGTCCTGCCGGTGGATGCCAAGGGCAAGCTCTCGCCACCGGTGCAGCTCAGCAGCCATCCGGCCAGCCTGGTCAACCTGGAGCGTCAGGCATCGGCCCACGTGCATTCGGTGGTGTCGTCGCCGGATGGGCGTTTCGTCTTCGCCAGCGACCTGGGCGCGGACAAGGTGTTCGTCTACAAATACGATCCCAAGGCCAACCCGGAAATGCCGCTGACCCCGGCCAACCCGGCCTACGTCCAGTTGCCACCGGGTAGCGGGCCGCGCCACCTGTTGTTCAGCGCCGATGGCAGGCATGCCTGGCTGACCAGCGAGATGAGCGCGCAGATCACCGTGTTCGACTACCAGGAGGGCAAGCTCACCCAGAAGCAGCGGGTCGAACTGGCCGACCAGCAACCGCTGTCGGACAAGGCCGGCGCAGCCTTGCACGCCTCGAAGGACGGCAAGTTCCTCTATGTCAGCAACCGCGGCACCGCCAACCAGTTGCTGGTCTTTGCCATCGACCCGGCCAGCGGCGAGCTCAAGGAGCTGCAACGCCGTGCCGTGGAAGGCGATCATCCGCGCGAATTCACCCTCGATCCGAGCGGCAAATTCCTGCTGGTGGCCAACCAGAAGAGCAACCAGATCGTGGTAATCGAGCGCGACGTCGACACCGGCCTGCTGGGTAAAACCGTGCAGAGTTTGCCCTTCGATGCCCCGAGCTACCTCGGATTCCTGCCGCGACAATAG
- a CDS encoding DUF5629 family protein, which yields MTDTLLSALQACDMLEIDGLHAFDFTLDDAGLLIECMDGRAAKRWTFSLAQVQAATFDEALQSWVLVGDSGEHRLVCMSAFSAKEEAEDEQDDA from the coding sequence ATGACCGACACCTTGCTCTCCGCCCTCCAAGCCTGCGACATGCTGGAAATCGACGGGCTGCACGCCTTCGATTTCACCCTCGACGATGCCGGCCTGCTGATCGAGTGCATGGATGGTCGCGCGGCCAAGCGCTGGACCTTCAGCCTGGCCCAGGTACAGGCCGCCACCTTCGACGAGGCCCTGCAGAGTTGGGTTCTGGTCGGTGATTCCGGCGAGCACCGCCTGGTGTGCATGAGCGCGTTCAGTGCCAAGGAGGAAGCGGAGGATGAACAGGATGATGCGTAA
- a CDS encoding glutathione S-transferase gives MRTAILYSFRRCPYAMRARLALRYSGVTVHIEEVSLKAKPAAMLALSSKGTVPVLACDDGQVIEQSLEIMLWALAQDDPEDWLLQGDPLAAQATAALIEENDGDFKVRLDRYKYAVRYPEFPMEHYRAEAEPFLQKLEALLQQRDWLLADHRSLADMAVAPFIRQFAHVDREWFAQTPYRRLQDWLQRFLASELFGSVMAKPSAVADGADASGG, from the coding sequence ATGAGAACGGCCATCCTCTACTCGTTCCGCCGCTGCCCCTACGCCATGCGCGCCCGCCTGGCGTTGCGCTATTCAGGCGTGACGGTGCACATCGAGGAGGTCAGCCTCAAGGCCAAGCCGGCGGCCATGCTCGCGTTGTCGAGCAAGGGCACGGTGCCGGTGCTGGCCTGCGACGACGGCCAGGTGATCGAGCAGAGCCTGGAGATCATGCTCTGGGCCCTCGCGCAGGACGATCCCGAGGATTGGCTGTTGCAGGGTGACCCGTTGGCTGCGCAGGCCACTGCCGCGCTGATCGAGGAAAACGACGGCGACTTCAAGGTCCGACTCGACCGCTACAAGTATGCGGTGCGCTACCCGGAGTTTCCCATGGAGCATTATCGGGCCGAAGCCGAGCCGTTCCTGCAAAAGCTGGAAGCGTTGCTGCAACAGCGCGACTGGTTGCTGGCCGACCACCGCAGCCTGGCCGACATGGCCGTGGCCCCGTTCATCCGGCAGTTCGCCCACGTCGATCGGGAATGGTTCGCGCAGACGCCCTATCGGCGCCTGCAGGATTGGCTGCAACGGTTCCTGGCCTCGGAGCTGTTTGGCTCGGTGATGGCCAAGCCGAGCGCGGTCGCCGACGGAGCCGATGCGTCAGGCGGTTGA